The region GAAGTGCCTGAAGGCCCACCTACTTCACCTTCAAATCCCGGAAGTAAAGGCATAATGACATACACTCTAAACACTTCTTTGGCTCTAAAATATGATATGTTGAGTACAGTATTTgggaaaattattgttatattactTGTAGGCTCTTATTATCCTTTTAAAGAGTGCATCTGCAATTTGGTTCTTAATTTGAGACAAGGATATGAAAAATTGGTtctcaatatatatgtaatgttGCGCTTTAGTTATTGTATCAATGTACGCCTCATGAATACTCTGTTCCACAACATTGGGTTCTAGAAAACCACAGGACCAAGTGCTAACACTTCTTAATACCTGAGAGGGACACACAAGGACATCAACAATAACAAGCTAACGAGCAGCATGCAATACCATACCTGACAAGTAACTTGATGACAGTTGAAAGGCAATTTTGCGTTGTTCTTAGGGattgtaatatttgtttcGTAACTCTTGGGCATTAAGTAAGGATAACTGTCGTTGTTCTTGGCCTTTTCCAGCTTTGTAGCATTCCACCTTTGAATAAAATGCCTAGCAACATCCTTTGCTGCAGATCCCTGAACGCAAACTCCGATATCGTGCCAAGGCATCCTGGGTGTTGTGCTCCTGTCAATAAAATCATCAAACGGCGAGTCCAGATTTGTGAAATCTTTCACGATGAAATTCACGTAATCCTTTCCGATCCACAGTTTCGCCGAACCATCGAGGCCCTCTATTAACTGTTCGGGCGTTTGTGCCTCTACCTTCTCCGGTTCTTGTGCTTCATCCGGTTCATCTACGCTGTCTTCGTGGGGTgtgtaaactaaattaattatccccTTGCCAGCGGATTTGACGGTGTTCTTAAAATCGTCGAATAAATGTTTGCGTTCCATGTCTGGCGTGTTCATTTTCAATCGCTCCAAACTTGTATTAACTGGTATTAACAGATTGTCGCCTGGTTGCAACTGAGGCAGTGAGTCTGGTTCATCTTCGTTGCCCGGCGGTTCTGGCTCTTGGATTTCCGGGATTGGAGTTTGGGCATAGTATGGAATAGGGATCGGGTAAACCGGTTCTCCTCCTGGGACACTCGAGGATTTCTTCTTTAACGTTGAAATATCCGTTGCTGGTGTTATACTTCCTAAATCAGTTAATCTGGAAGGAAATGAAggacattgaaaaataaaaaacaagttaTTAGACCAAATCTCAGTTTTAagacatattatatattaaaataatttcttacctGTGAACAGGATCATCCCATCTTCCATAGCATAAATCTATTCCTCCCACAAATGCGTAAGTTTGATCTACAACTACCATTTTCTCGTGATGTGCCCATAGAAAAACGCCCGCCTTTGCATGATCTGGATGCCTGAGaactttaatgttatttgaaaGACTCGCCAAAGTTTGTTTGCTGTAATAACTATTCAATCCCAACGCCATTTCCACTTCCTTATACAAGAGTACATACACTCTCACTCCTTCATTCTATTTGAATACAAAAGTCATcaattataagatatttttaacaatatgttCTAAATGTCATCTTACAGCTTTTCTTTGTAGTAATTTGTCGAGTCGCCATTGATCGCCGCAAATGGCGGGTCGTTTCAGATATATCTCGGGACTCAGCCACCAATCGGTGATGAACACTTCCTCTTTGGCACCTTCAATTGCGTCCGCAACAGCCGACATGTAGCTGGACCCGTCCACGAACCATGAGGCAGATATGTTGCACCTAATTGGGGCGAAAGAGTGATGTTGATTGACTTGCGTGAATTCCTTTGCTGAAATTTAACATACGCACTACAAAACTAATATCAATAACAATTGATTGTACGACTGGTGTGTGAATTACCTGTGGTGTTTGCGATTTCTTTAAGGGTGTCGATCCACTCCCTACTTTTTCTTCTCGTCCAACACTTGAACGTTAACTGACGGCTTAACGTCTGTATTTGAAAGCCGGTTTGCATGGAAACTGCATAGAATCCGGAAGCAACTTCGAATCCTTGATCGAATAGTATTATGCTTCTAATTTGTCCCATTTCAGGATTTATATAACCGAAAAATGTGTCTTTGATGAAGAACCATCGTTTAATCCATCGAGAACACACGAAATCGTTACAGAAATGTTGACAACTGTAACGTATCCCAAAATTAAAgtcgaataaaatttatttgttgaaatacTACCGAATGCAACAGAAACAATGAAATCCGAAACAATTACAGCCGATTTGTGCGTTTCCGGTCTTCTTTTTGATTAAACCTTCTTTGCCCTTGATGCCCAGCCCTTTTATGAAAGATAAGTGCGAAACTTCCAAAAAGTCCAACTAAAAATTTCCTTTGTCTTTAGGCAAAAACAAGAAGAGTATTCTACTTTtactttttccatttttataccTCTAAGAATAATGTATGTACATAAGAAAGGTCCTTAGAACtagtaaatttgtttaaacacaaattaataatataatattaatacatgattttattaattacacttttttgtaacaatatgatgaacataaaaaaacaaatgttaaGTTCATTTTCTATAgtctttaaaaacaattaaaattgatttatttttcatattttaattagacataAGTACGACCTTTATAACGTGCTATCTTGTTTGTACGTGTTttgtttgtgattattttatcgtttaaaaaataaattactgcaaatGTTTATCCAACaactaatattttcaaaatatatttacaaaatacgagaatttactaaaaaaattactataaaaacagaattattttaaacattttaaaagtatatttaaaaagttgccaaatataatatttatttttttaa is a window of Aethina tumida isolate Nest 87 chromosome 7, icAetTumi1.1, whole genome shotgun sequence DNA encoding:
- the LOC109608890 gene encoding phospholipase D2 — protein: MNEENGSEEIPRPSLSSEPDFDDQLGLSDVNEDALDDKTSFTTDGQLQEATNEGLPFSSIHNIKKFSSKKRNVFIPGLPVSVTFTDYERNVTTHLLNPNLYTIAVMHGSYSWQIKRRYKQISDLHQKLLYFKTKTLVPLPNKNHMDTRKTFRIDEKDQKKKGIIPRYPKKPEALVSFDGIEARMKQLENYINNLLLIDAYKNHPAMLDFLEVSHLSFIKGLGIKGKEGLIKKKTGNAQIGCNCFGFHCFCCIRCQHFCNDFVCSRWIKRWFFIKDTFFGYINPEMGQIRSIILFDQGFEVASGFYAVSMQTGFQIQTLSRQLTFKCWTRRKSREWIDTLKEIANTTAKEFTQVNQHHSFAPIRCNISASWFVDGSSYMSAVADAIEGAKEEVFITDWWLSPEIYLKRPAICGDQWRLDKLLQRKANEGVRVYVLLYKEVEMALGLNSYYSKQTLASLSNNIKVLRHPDHAKAGVFLWAHHEKMVVVDQTYAFVGGIDLCYGRWDDPVHRLTDLGSITPATDISTLKKKSSSVPGGEPVYPIPIPYYAQTPIPEIQEPEPPGNEDEPDSLPQLQPGDNLLIPVNTSLERLKMNTPDMERKHLFDDFKNTVKSAGKGIINLVYTPHEDSVDEPDEAQEPEKVEAQTPEQLIEGLDGSAKLWIGKDYVNFIVKDFTNLDSPFDDFIDRSTTPRMPWHDIGVCVQGSAAKDVARHFIQRWNATKLEKAKNNDSYPYLMPKSYETNITIPKNNAKLPFNCHQVTCQVLRSVSTWSCGFLEPNVVEQSIHEAYIDTITKAQHYIYIENQFFISLSQIKNQIADALFKRIIRAYKAKEVFRVYVIMPLLPGFEGEVGGPSGTSLHAITHWNYSSISRGDNSLIGRLQAAGIADPSEYITFYGLRTHSVLNREPITELIYVHSKLMIVDDKIVICGSANINDRSMIGKRDSEVAVKIEDELFDDGVMNNQHFPCGHFAGSLRKHLFKEHLGILGHEDEMIDMDVTDPVSDYFYKEVWQKTASLNTELFEKVFHCLPSDLVETFMDLRKHQELTPLYVDEVSRAQKMLETIQGHIVFLPLKFLCQETLTPNAGSVEGMMPTSLWT